From the genome of Armatimonadota bacterium:
TGCAGACGCCCGGACTGGAACACCAGGTACGGGCAATCGCCTCCCGCCTGCGCTGCCCTGTCTGCCAGAACGAGAGCGTCGCCGATTCCCCCTCCCAGCTGGCCGGCCAGATGCGCGCCCTCATCCGGGCCAGGCTGGAGGAGGGGCAGTCTCCCCAGGAGATCATCGCCTACTTCGTCAGCCGCTACGGCGAGTGGATCCTGCTGGATCCGCCGCGGAAAGGGGTGGGCTGGATTCTCTGGAGCGCACCCGTGGCGGTCCTCCTGGCCGCCCTGGCGGCCGCAGGGGCCTTTCTCCGCCGCACCGTGCGACCGCAGAAGGCAGCAGACCGCCTGGAATCCGGCGCGCGCTAGCGCACCCCGGAATGTCGCTGCCACGCATTCTTGGGGTATCTGGTGATGCTGTGCGGGAACCCTTAAGTATCCGCAGTCTAGCAGGTGTTACAGAACTCGTCATGCTGAGCCAAGCCTCGGCACCGTACCTTTCGTCACACGTCCTCGCTCCTCCTCCAGGCGGCGGCTTGGCCCCCTCCATCTGCTCTCGCGCTCAGGGTCAGCCTGGCTGCGCACGGCCCGTGACCAAGGGAAGTACCCCCCTCAGATCGCAGATCACCGCGTCCGGCTCCTCCGTGTCCGCTCCGCTGTCCGCCCGGTCGGTGAGGAACGACCTGATCTTGATGACCAGTCCGTAACCGGCACGTCGCGCGCCGACCACATCGCGCGACACCGTGTCGCCCACGAACGCGCAGGCCGCTGGCGGGAGATCCAACCGTCGGGCGGCTTCCAGGAAAATCTGGGGGCTGGGCTTGCGGACACCCACGACCGAACTCACAACGACATGCTCGAAAAAGTGAGCTACCCCGTAGGCCCGGAGGTTTGCAGGGACCAAGCGGCGGCTGACGATGTTGGAAACCACCGCCAGGCGAAACCCGTGTTCCCGGAGGGCCTCTAGGACCGCAGGGGCCTCGGGACGGAGCCGTCGCACGTACGCGTGGTTCTCGTAGAAGAACGCCAGGTCTTCGGCCACCGCAGTCAGCCGGTCCCGCGGCAGCCGCCCGCCAGCACCGTCCGGGAAGACAAACTCCGTCCAGACGCGCTCAGCCTGTAACTCCAGGTCCGTCTCCTGGCGCCAGTGCTGGTACGCTGCCAGTCCCGCCTCAATGACCGCGTGCAGGTCCTGGGGGCTCAGCCCGGGGTGCAGGTCATGCCGCTCCAAGAGGGCCTGGACACCCCGAGCGGCCTCCCGCCGGACCCGGTCATCGTAGTAGATCTCTTCTAGCGTTCCGCCCAGGTCGAACACAACTGCGCGGATCGGGACAGGAGCCGGGTGGGTCAGCCTGCCCGGAGGGAAACTCGCCGGGATGTCCGCCACCTCCTCGCTTATCGCTCTCCTATCTGTGCGGGTTGCTGGGCCGTGGGCGCAGCCATCACTCTCTAGCGAGAACCCTCTTCAGCCATGGGACGCGTCGCCCGTCTCGAGAAAACAGGATGAAATCTTCAGCTGAGGCCCAGCACTGAGATGGTCCCACGCGTGGCTCCGCTAGGCAGGAGGCGTAGAGAAGTTCTCCCAGAACGCGGACGCCCACG
Proteins encoded in this window:
- a CDS encoding cytochrome c-type biogenesis protein CcmH, whose amino-acid sequence is MRAGRKVVALRMPRPAALAILLAAMASATAAAPVAGQTPELKSRAPGAAQRPALEQRVPVAVQTPGLEHQVRAIASRLRCPVCQNESVADSPSQLAGQMRALIRARLEEGQSPQEIIAYFVSRYGEWILLDPPRKGVGWILWSAPVAVLLAALAAAGAFLRRTVRPQKAADRLESGAR
- a CDS encoding HAD family hydrolase, encoding MADIPASFPPGRLTHPAPVPIRAVVFDLGGTLEEIYYDDRVRREAARGVQALLERHDLHPGLSPQDLHAVIEAGLAAYQHWRQETDLELQAERVWTEFVFPDGAGGRLPRDRLTAVAEDLAFFYENHAYVRRLRPEAPAVLEALREHGFRLAVVSNIVSRRLVPANLRAYGVAHFFEHVVVSSVVGVRKPSPQIFLEAARRLDLPPAACAFVGDTVSRDVVGARRAGYGLVIKIRSFLTDRADSGADTEEPDAVICDLRGVLPLVTGRAQPG